From one Meles meles chromosome 18, mMelMel3.1 paternal haplotype, whole genome shotgun sequence genomic stretch:
- the KRT35 gene encoding keratin, type I cuticular Ha5 produces MASKCLKASFSSGSLRGLGGAGGGSARVSAMYSSSSCKLPSLSRRARSFSACSLGLGRSSSRAAGCLSALCLPAGGFTTSYNLGGGWFGDGILTGSEKETMQSLNDRLASYLEKVRQLERENASLEGRIREWCEQQVPYLSPDYQSYFRTIEELQKKTLCTKAENARLVVQIDNAKLAADDFRTKYETELSMRQLVESDMNGLRRILDDLTLCKSDLEAQVESLKEELLCLKKNHEEEVNSLRCQLGDRLNVEVDAAPPVDLNRVLDEMRCQYETLVENNRRDAEEWFNTQTEELNQQVVSSSEQLQSCQAEIIELRRSVNALEIELQAQQSMRDALESTLAETEARYSSQLAQMQCLISNVETQLAEIRSDLERQNQEYQVLLDVRARLECEINTYRGLLESEEGKLPCNPCAPDHTPAKSCLPCLPAVSCGPGAVRTTCSPRTICVPCPGGRF; encoded by the exons ATGGCTTCCAAGTGCCTCAAGGCCAGCTTCTCTTCAGGGTCTCTCAGAGGCCTGGGGGGAGCTGGCGGCGGCTCTGCTCGCGTGTCCGCGATGTACTCCAGCAGCTCTTGCAAGCTCCCCAGCCTCTCCCGCAGGGCCCGGAGTTTCTCCGCGTGCTCCCTCGGGCTGGGTAGGAGCAGCAGCAGGGCGGCTGGCTGCTTGTCTGCTCTCTGCCTCCCGGCCGGAGGCTTTACCACCAGCTACAACCTGGGCGGGGGCTGGTTTGGGGATGGCATCCTCACCGGCAGCGAGAAGGAGACCATGCAGTCCCTGAATGACCGGCTGGCCAGCTACCTAGAGAAGGTGCGTCAGCTGGAACGGGAGAACGCCAGCCTGGAGGGCCGCATCCGGGAGTGGTGTGAGCAGCAGGTGCCCTACCTGAGCCCTGACTACCAGTCCTACTTCCGGACCATCGAGGAGCTCCAGAAGAAG ACCCTGTGCACCAAAGCAGAGAATGCCAGGCTGGTGGTGCAGATCGACAATGCCAAGCTGGCCGCAGATGACTTCAGAACCAA GTATGAGACGGAGCTGTCCATGCGGCAGCTGGTGGAGTCAGACATGAACGGCCTGCGCCGGATCCTAGATGATCTGACCCTGTGCAAGTCTGACCTGGAGGCCCAGGTAGAGTCCCTGAAGGAGGAGCTGCTGTGCCTCAAGAAGAACCACGAGGAG GAGGTGAACTCGCTGCGCTGCCAGCTTGGTGACCGGCTCAACGTTGAGGTGGACGCTGCCCCACCTGTTGACCTTAACCGTGTTCTGGATGAGATGAGGTGCCAGTATGAGACCCTGGTGGAGAATAACCGCCGGGATGCTGAAGAATGGTTCAATACTCAG actGAGGAGCTGAACCAGCAGGTGGTGTCCAGCTCGGAGCAGCTGCAGTCCTGCCAGGCGGAGATCATCGAGCTGAGACGCTCTGTCAACGCCCTGGAGATCGAGCTGCAGGCCCAGCAGAGCATG AGAGATGCTCTGGAATCCACCCTGGCGGAGACCGAGGCCCGCTACAGCTCCCAGCTGGCCCAGATGCAGTGTCTGATCAGCAACGTGGAGACCCAGCTGGCCGAGATCAGGAGTGACCTGGAGCGGCAGAACCAGGAGTACCAGGTGCTGCTGGACGTGCGGGCCCGGCTGGAGTGCGAGATCAACACGTACCGGGGCCTGCTGGAGAGCGAGGAGGGCAA gCTGCCCTGTAACCCGTGTGCCCCTGACCACACGCCAGCCAAGTCGTGCCTCCCCTGCCTTCCCGCTGTCTCCTGCGGACCCGGGGCGGTCCGCACCACCTGCAGCCCCCGCACCATCTGTGTGCCCTGCCCAGGGGGCCGGTTCTGA
- the KRT36 gene encoding keratin, type I cuticular Ha6, with protein sequence MATQVCSPVFSSGSAKGLCSPAGGLSRASSVRSVGSCRVPSLAGAVGSASSIRMGLSSLGSCFPGSYLSAGCCPSGFVGSGGWFCEGSFNGSEKETMQFLNDRLASYLEKVRQLERENAELEKRIREWYESQIPYICPDYQSYFKTIEELQQKILLTKAENARLVLQIDNAKLAADDFRTKYESELSMRQLVESDMNGLRRILDELTLCKADLEAQVESLKEELLCLKKNHEQEVNALRCQLGDRLNVEVDAAPPVDLNKILDDMRCQYEALVENNRRDVEAWFNTQTEELNQQVVSSSEQLQSCQTEIIELRRSVNALEIELQAQHSLRNSLESTLTETEARYGSQLAQMQCLISNVEAQLAEIRCDLERQNQEYQVLLDVKARLESEIATYRRLLEGEDSKLPAHPCATECKPSKRGPYVSTGPCAPAVPCGPAPQVSTQIRTITEEIRDGKVISSREHLQPCPL encoded by the exons ATGGCCACCCAGGTCTGCTCCCCGGTCTTCTCCTCTGGGTCCGCCAAGGGCCTATGCAGCCCAGCAGGCGGCCTCTCTCGGGCATCCTCCGTCCGCTCTGTGGGCTCCTGCAGGGTCCCCAGTCTTGCTGGAGCTGTGGGGTCTGCCTCCTCCATCAGGATGGGCCTGTCCAGCCTTGGGAGCTGCTTTCCCGGCTCCTACCTGTCCGCTGGGTGCTGCCCCTCTGGTTTTGTCGGGAGTGGGGGCTGGTTCTGCGAGGGCTCCTTCAATGGCAGCGAGAAGGAGACCATGCAGTTCCTGAACGACCGTCTGGCCAGCTACCTGGAGAAGGTGCGGCAGCTGGAGCGGGAGAACGCGGAGCTGGAGAAACGTATCCGGGAGTGGTATGAGTCTCAGATTCCATACATCTGCCCAGACTACCAGTCCTATTTCAAGACCATTGAGGAGCTCCAGCAAAAG ATCCTGCTGACCAAGGCTGAGAATGCCAGGCTGGTCCTGCAGATTGACAACGCCAAGCTGGCTGCTGATGACTTTCGGACCAA GTACGAGTCAGAGCTGTCCATGCGGCAGTTGGTGGAGTCGGACATGAACGGGCTGCGCCGGATCCTGGACGAGCTGACCCTGTGCAAGGCCGACCTGGAAGCCCAGGTGGAGTCCCTGAAGGAGGAGCTGCTGTGCCTCAAGAAGAACCACGAGCAG GAAGTCAACGCGCTTCGTTGCCAACTTGGGGACCGACTGAACGTGGAGGTAGATGCCGCCCCCCCAGTGGATCTCAACAAGATTCTGGATGATATGAGATGTCAGTATGAGGCCCTGGTGGAGAACAACCGTAGAGACGTGGAGGCCTGGTTCAACACCCAG ACCGAGGAGCTGAACCAGCAGGTGGTGTCCAGCTCGGAGCAGCTGCAGTCCTGCCAGACGGAGATCATCGAGCTGAGACGCTCAGTCAACGCCCTGGAGATCGAGCTGCAGGCCCAGCACAGTCTG AGGAATTCCCTGGAATCCACGCTGACGGAGACTGAGGCCCGCTACGGCTCCCAGCTGGCCCAGATGCAGTGCCTGATCAGCAACGTGGAGGCCCAGCTGGCCGAGATCAGGTGTGACCTGGAGAGGCAGAACCAGGAGTACCAGGTGCTGCTGGACGTTAAGGCCCGGCTGGAGTCAGAGATCGCCACCTACCGCCGTCTGTTGGAGGGCGAGGACTCCAA GCTGCCTGCGCACCCTTGTGCTACGGAATGCAAACCTTCCAAGAGGGGACCTTACGTCTCGACCGGGCCCTGTGCTCCTGCTGTGCCCTGCGGCCCGGCTCCCCAGGTCAGCACCCAGATCCGCACCATCACCGAGGAGATCAGAGATGGGAAAGTCATCTCCTCCAGGGAGCACCTGCAGCCCTGCCCGCTGTAG